A genomic stretch from Petrimonas mucosa includes:
- the ruvB gene encoding Holliday junction branch migration DNA helicase RuvB, with amino-acid sequence MQEPFDIHLNRSFQESDREYENALRPLTFNGFNGQDKLVENLKVFVSAARMRGESLDHVLLHGPPGLGKTTLSNIIANELGVGFKVTSGPVLDKPGDLAGILTSLETNDVLFIDEIHRLSPVVEEYLYSAMEDYRIDIMIDKGPSARSIQIDLNPFTLIGATTRSGLLTSPLRARFGINMHLEYYDVETLTGIILRSANILNIACARNAAEEIASRSRGTPRIANALLRRVRDFAQVKGTGKIDRAISTYALEALNIDRYGLDEIDNKILLTIIDKFKGGPVGITTIATAVGDDAGTIEEVYEPFLIKEGFLKRTPRGREVTELAYRHLGRTREPEQGLLF; translated from the coding sequence ATGCAGGAGCCATTCGACATACATCTAAACAGAAGTTTCCAGGAGAGTGACCGGGAATATGAGAATGCGTTGCGTCCGCTTACTTTTAACGGTTTCAACGGGCAGGATAAACTTGTTGAAAATCTGAAAGTTTTTGTAAGCGCGGCGCGTATGCGCGGCGAATCACTCGATCATGTCCTGTTGCACGGACCTCCCGGGCTGGGGAAAACCACCCTCTCAAATATCATTGCCAATGAGCTGGGCGTGGGTTTTAAGGTCACATCTGGTCCCGTACTGGATAAGCCCGGGGATCTGGCTGGGATTCTCACCTCGCTGGAGACAAACGACGTGCTGTTTATCGATGAGATTCACCGTTTGTCGCCCGTAGTGGAGGAGTACCTATACAGTGCAATGGAAGATTATCGGATCGATATCATGATCGATAAAGGTCCGAGTGCCCGCTCCATCCAGATCGACCTGAATCCGTTCACGCTGATTGGTGCGACCACGCGGAGCGGGTTGCTGACCAGTCCCCTGCGGGCCCGTTTCGGTATCAATATGCACCTGGAGTATTACGATGTGGAGACCCTTACGGGTATCATTCTCCGTTCTGCCAATATCCTGAATATCGCATGTGCCCGTAACGCAGCCGAAGAGATTGCTTCAAGAAGCCGGGGTACCCCGCGTATTGCCAACGCCCTGCTCCGCCGCGTCCGGGATTTTGCCCAGGTGAAAGGAACGGGCAAGATAGACAGGGCAATCTCCACTTATGCGCTGGAGGCGTTGAATATCGACCGCTATGGGCTCGATGAGATAGACAACAAGATACTTCTTACCATTATTGATAAGTTTAAAGGTGGGCCGGTAGGGATCACGACAATTGCCACGGCTGTGGGCGACGATGCGGGAACCATCGAAGAGGTCTACGAGCCCTTCCTGATCAAGGAGGGATTTCTGAAGCGGACACCTCGCGGACGTGAAGTCACGGAGCTTGCCTACCGGCATCTGGGACGAACGAGAGAGCCGGAACAGGGTCTGCTCTTCTGA
- a CDS encoding DUF4270 domain-containing protein: MKFHTLYKLLSITLVIIFTSCVDTLDKIGFSIQPENDRVQVGTDTLTLSSRTIQVDSVFSRTKYPILGEYVDPVFGSIRSDYVGEFYLSENQVFKDGAVIDSVRLTISYTSLIGDSLSPMKLAVYRVIEALPKNHNYTNFDPKTKVDMSAPLGTKTFTGKNNTYRTETYYSGTTSQTIKIYEILTDLPKSLGQLFLDEFKKPDHGKLKNTETFREFFPGLYVTTEFGSSTILNVNLTSLNIFYSYLDPKGSSTKTDTIRTAEYRLNISPEVTQINHIENKNEQLLEANDNVTFVKSPAGVNTEITFPISEIYADLANRSLNQARFTVYAIPEVYQDEKVKLSPPDHLLLINKDSLNGFFENRKLHDNVTSFYASFDPNTYSYNFGNIAAMINYYKRQKSEPFDLTYYLIPVDITFSTTSSYYYSSTSTPTAIYNQMKPSAAMLERAPEKLKLDIIYSSF; encoded by the coding sequence ATGAAATTTCACACCTTATACAAGCTATTGAGCATCACCCTTGTGATCATTTTCACATCTTGTGTCGACACCCTCGACAAGATCGGTTTTTCCATACAGCCGGAAAATGACAGGGTTCAGGTGGGCACGGACACATTGACCTTATCGTCCCGGACCATACAGGTGGATTCTGTCTTCTCCCGGACCAAATATCCGATTCTGGGCGAGTATGTCGACCCGGTCTTCGGGTCCATCCGGTCTGATTATGTGGGGGAGTTCTACCTTTCCGAGAACCAGGTGTTTAAAGATGGTGCTGTTATCGATTCTGTCCGTCTGACCATCTCCTACACCTCACTGATAGGAGACTCGCTGTCGCCCATGAAGCTGGCGGTGTACAGGGTAATCGAAGCGTTACCCAAGAACCACAACTACACCAACTTCGACCCGAAGACGAAGGTCGACATGAGCGCTCCGCTCGGAACGAAGACCTTCACCGGCAAGAACAATACCTACCGTACGGAGACCTACTACTCAGGAACCACCTCGCAGACGATCAAGATCTACGAAATCCTCACCGATCTGCCAAAGTCTTTGGGCCAGCTGTTCCTCGATGAATTCAAGAAACCGGATCATGGGAAGTTGAAAAATACCGAAACATTCCGTGAATTTTTCCCGGGCCTGTACGTCACCACAGAGTTTGGAAGCAGTACGATCCTGAACGTAAACCTGACATCACTGAACATATTCTACAGCTACCTCGATCCCAAGGGATCCTCCACCAAGACCGACACGATACGAACAGCTGAGTACCGGCTGAACATCTCGCCGGAAGTGACGCAGATCAACCATATAGAGAACAAGAATGAGCAGCTGCTGGAAGCGAACGACAATGTCACCTTCGTGAAGAGTCCGGCCGGCGTGAATACCGAAATCACCTTCCCCATCTCGGAGATCTATGCTGATCTGGCCAACCGCTCATTGAACCAGGCCCGATTCACGGTCTACGCCATCCCCGAAGTATACCAGGATGAAAAGGTTAAGCTCTCTCCGCCTGACCATCTGCTGCTGATAAACAAGGATTCACTGAACGGCTTCTTTGAGAACAGGAAGCTACACGACAATGTAACCAGCTTCTATGCTTCTTTCGACCCAAATACCTACTCGTACAATTTCGGAAATATTGCCGCAATGATCAATTATTACAAGCGGCAGAAGAGCGAGCCGTTCGATCTCACCTATTATCTCATTCCGGTGGACATTACCTTCTCCACCACAAGCAGCTATTACTACTCATCGACAAGCACTCCCACTGCCATATACAACCAGATGAAACCGTCGGCAGCAATGCTTGAAAGGGCACCGGAGAAACTGAAGCTTGACATCATCTACAGCTCATTTTAG
- a CDS encoding SLC13 family permease encodes MITTLIILIVTAALFVWGKIRSDIVALCSLLALLLTDVLTPEEALAGFSNPIVIMIAALFVVGGAIFQTGLAGMVSKRVLRFAGNSDYKLFLLVVSVTALIGSVLSNTGTVALLMPIVVSMAASSSLSVRRLLMPMAFASSIGGMMTLIGTPPILIAHNALVEAGERGFSFFTTLPVGILLLLFGIVLLWPLTRMLDRKDRREDDDSRSTVKSPKQLVTEYRLAENMYRVETNEKSAVVGKKLSELNITEQYAVTITEIRHRIVTPFRKSITQELPEAGSVLGDNDVLYLVGDFVNVSRFVEENGLNFLDRSSDDSIPSFSGKLKFDEIGMAEVVVLANSNIIGRPVKESGFRNNYNVNIIGIQRKDRYVVQNVKDEKIQSGDMLLVQGTWEDIDRLSRLQSEIVVIGQPSVEASKVPLEEKAPAAGIIMVLMVAAMVFNLFPPVVAVLMAAVAMILVGCFRSVRDAYRTINWESVVLFAAMMPLATAMEKTGTSELISSGIVGSLGSNGPHLVLAGIYLGTSILTMFISNTATAILFAPIALQAAASLDVSPYPFLVAVAVAASMCFASPFSTPPNAMVMSAGRYCFMDYVKVGLPLQVVLMVLMVFALPLLFPF; translated from the coding sequence ATGATAACAACATTGATCATATTGATCGTTACTGCAGCCCTGTTTGTCTGGGGAAAGATCCGTTCCGATATTGTGGCACTCTGTTCGCTGCTGGCCCTCCTGCTTACGGATGTGCTGACACCGGAGGAGGCCCTTGCCGGATTTTCCAACCCCATCGTGATCATGATCGCGGCTCTCTTTGTTGTTGGGGGTGCCATCTTCCAGACAGGTCTTGCAGGAATGGTGAGTAAAAGGGTGTTGCGCTTTGCCGGCAACAGCGATTATAAGCTTTTTCTGCTGGTGGTATCGGTGACCGCACTTATCGGCTCGGTATTGAGCAATACGGGAACGGTGGCGTTGCTGATGCCAATCGTGGTGAGCATGGCTGCCTCTTCTTCCTTGAGCGTACGGCGTCTGCTGATGCCGATGGCTTTCGCCAGCAGCATCGGCGGGATGATGACGCTGATCGGTACGCCTCCCATCCTTATCGCCCACAATGCACTGGTTGAGGCCGGGGAACGTGGGTTTTCGTTTTTTACCACCTTGCCCGTTGGTATCCTGTTGTTGCTTTTCGGAATTGTACTGTTGTGGCCCCTGACCAGGATGCTCGACCGGAAAGATCGTAGGGAGGATGATGATAGCCGTTCGACGGTGAAATCGCCAAAACAGCTGGTCACGGAGTACAGGCTGGCAGAGAACATGTACAGGGTAGAGACAAATGAAAAATCGGCGGTGGTAGGGAAAAAACTTTCCGAACTCAATATTACGGAGCAGTATGCAGTGACCATCACCGAAATACGTCACCGGATAGTCACCCCGTTCAGGAAGAGCATCACGCAAGAGTTGCCGGAGGCGGGCTCGGTACTGGGCGATAATGATGTGTTGTACCTGGTTGGCGATTTTGTCAACGTTTCCCGCTTTGTTGAAGAGAACGGATTGAATTTTCTGGACCGCTCTTCGGACGACTCCATTCCCTCCTTCTCTGGAAAACTGAAGTTTGACGAGATCGGGATGGCCGAAGTGGTGGTGCTCGCCAACTCCAATATCATTGGTCGCCCCGTCAAGGAGTCGGGCTTTCGGAACAACTACAACGTGAACATTATCGGCATACAGCGAAAAGACCGTTATGTGGTGCAGAATGTGAAGGATGAGAAGATCCAGTCGGGCGACATGTTGCTGGTACAGGGCACCTGGGAGGATATCGACCGGTTGAGCCGATTGCAGTCCGAGATTGTGGTGATTGGCCAGCCCTCGGTGGAGGCGTCCAAGGTGCCGCTCGAGGAGAAGGCACCTGCGGCCGGGATCATTATGGTGTTGATGGTGGCGGCAATGGTATTCAATCTCTTCCCCCCCGTAGTAGCGGTATTGATGGCTGCTGTAGCCATGATCCTGGTGGGATGTTTCCGGAGCGTACGCGATGCCTATCGTACCATCAACTGGGAGAGCGTTGTCCTCTTTGCCGCCATGATGCCACTGGCAACTGCCATGGAGAAGACGGGAACATCGGAGCTGATCTCTTCCGGCATCGTCGGATCGTTGGGGAGCAACGGACCACATCTGGTGTTGGCTGGAATCTATCTGGGGACCTCCATCCTGACGATGTTTATCAGCAACACGGCGACAGCTATCCTGTTTGCACCCATTGCATTGCAAGCCGCTGCTTCGCTAGATGTCAGTCCTTATCCGTTTCTGGTAGCCGTGGCGGTTGCTGCCAGCATGTGTTTTGCAAGCCCCTTCTCCACACCTCCAAACGCCATGGTGATGTCGGCCGGGCGCTACTGTTTCATGGATTATGTGAAGGTGGGACTGCCCCTCCAGGTTGTGCTTATGGTGCTCATGGTATTTGCCCTGCCGCTACTCTTCCCCTTCTGA
- a CDS encoding MATE family efflux transporter yields the protein MYSNKHVVKISLPILLSLLAQNIIQVIDTAFLGRVGEVELGASALAGIIYIAIYTIGFGFSMGSQILIGRRNGEKNFHQIGEIVIQGVLFLLIPGLLLIAAFKLGLTGVLMRLFQSENISEAVSGYLDWRVYGFVFAFANSTFRAFYIGIARTKVLTINSLVMAVVNLVLDYGLIFGNLGMPKMGMGGAALASVIAEASSTLFFILYTRKTVDLEKYGFRRIIFRWSVVKRVLDISIYMMLQYLLSIVTWLMFFVFIENYLGEHSLAVTNIVRSLYTIVTIPSHALGSAVNTLVSNTIGAGRKNEVLNLIRRVTMISLGSMSAIVFAVAIIPRLVIQIYTSDPSLIEDTVAPLYVLLSSLPFYAAGTVLYSSVSGTGNTQRALLFEIVTLLGYILYSWFIVVHLRLPVGWAWTTEHVYWFQLMLFSLFYLRSKRWMDKKI from the coding sequence GTGTATTCCAACAAGCATGTAGTAAAAATCAGTCTGCCCATTCTGCTCAGTTTGCTGGCGCAGAACATTATTCAGGTCATCGATACTGCCTTTCTCGGACGTGTTGGAGAGGTGGAGCTGGGTGCGTCCGCACTGGCCGGAATCATCTACATCGCCATCTACACCATTGGCTTCGGGTTCAGCATGGGAAGCCAGATACTGATAGGCAGACGCAACGGGGAGAAAAATTTTCACCAGATAGGGGAGATCGTCATCCAGGGAGTCCTGTTCCTGCTTATTCCGGGCCTCCTGCTGATTGCAGCCTTCAAGTTGGGTCTTACCGGTGTGTTGATGCGCCTCTTCCAGTCGGAAAACATAAGTGAGGCAGTTTCCGGTTATCTCGACTGGCGGGTATACGGTTTTGTATTCGCCTTTGCCAACAGTACCTTCCGGGCCTTCTATATCGGCATTGCCCGGACAAAGGTGCTTACCATCAATTCGCTGGTGATGGCGGTGGTAAATCTGGTTCTCGATTATGGACTGATCTTCGGTAACCTGGGGATGCCAAAAATGGGGATGGGCGGGGCGGCACTGGCTTCGGTCATTGCTGAAGCCTCATCCACGCTCTTTTTCATTCTCTACACCAGAAAGACGGTCGATCTGGAGAAGTACGGCTTCCGGAGGATCATTTTCAGGTGGTCGGTAGTGAAGAGGGTGCTCGACATCTCCATCTACATGATGCTCCAATACCTGCTGTCGATCGTAACCTGGCTGATGTTCTTCGTCTTTATCGAAAATTACCTGGGCGAACACTCGTTGGCCGTTACCAATATCGTGCGAAGTCTCTATACCATTGTCACCATCCCCTCTCATGCCCTGGGTTCGGCGGTAAACACCCTGGTGAGCAATACTATCGGGGCAGGAAGAAAGAACGAGGTGTTGAACCTGATCAGGCGGGTCACCATGATCAGCCTCGGCTCGATGTCTGCTATCGTATTTGCCGTTGCGATAATTCCACGGCTGGTTATCCAAATCTACACCAGCGATCCCTCCCTGATTGAGGATACGGTGGCACCGCTCTATGTGCTGTTGAGCTCGCTCCCTTTCTATGCGGCGGGAACGGTACTCTACAGTTCGGTCTCCGGAACCGGGAACACGCAAAGGGCGTTGCTCTTTGAGATTGTAACTTTGCTTGGATATATCCTCTATTCGTGGTTTATCGTCGTTCATCTCCGTTTGCCGGTCGGTTGGGCTTGGACTACCGAGCATGTATATTGGTTTCAGCTGATGCTCTTCTCGCTCTTTTACCTTCGAAGCAAGCGATGGATGGATAAGAAGATATAG
- a CDS encoding glycogen/starch synthase produces MNQKRILYITQEIFPYLPETQISQISRYLPQAIQDKGHEIRTFMPKFGNINERRNQLHEVIRLSGMNLIIDDSDHSLIIKVASIQSARMQVYFIDNDDFFQNRETLADEKGEEYDDNDERSIFFVRGVLETIKKLRWVPDIIHCHGWFTALAPIYIKKGYKDDPCLKNAKVIYSVYDENFEKPFKEGFSEKLRFDTIGDREIEDVRKRGKMDFVNLTKLAIDYSDGVIQGSENIREELNKYILDKQIPYLTYTSDFDSNLERIGEFCDKIGS; encoded by the coding sequence ATGAACCAAAAAAGAATTCTCTACATCACGCAGGAAATTTTTCCTTATTTACCGGAAACACAAATTTCGCAAATTTCGAGATACCTACCCCAAGCCATTCAGGACAAAGGTCACGAGATCCGGACATTCATGCCAAAATTCGGTAATATTAATGAACGGAGGAATCAACTGCACGAAGTGATCCGCCTCTCGGGCATGAATCTGATTATCGACGATTCAGACCACTCGTTGATCATCAAGGTTGCCTCCATACAATCGGCACGGATGCAGGTCTATTTCATCGATAACGACGATTTTTTCCAGAACCGCGAAACCCTTGCCGATGAAAAGGGAGAAGAGTACGACGATAATGACGAACGGAGCATCTTTTTTGTCCGAGGTGTGCTTGAGACCATAAAAAAACTGCGCTGGGTTCCCGACATCATCCATTGCCACGGCTGGTTTACCGCCCTGGCTCCAATTTATATCAAGAAAGGGTACAAAGACGATCCCTGTCTGAAGAACGCCAAAGTGATCTACTCCGTTTACGATGAAAATTTCGAAAAACCGTTCAAAGAGGGATTTTCGGAAAAACTTCGTTTCGACACTATCGGCGACAGGGAGATTGAAGATGTCAGGAAACGGGGAAAGATGGATTTTGTAAACCTTACAAAACTGGCCATCGACTATTCCGACGGGGTGATTCAGGGAAGTGAAAATATCCGGGAGGAACTGAACAAATACATTCTCGACAAACAGATTCCCTACCTGACCTACACCTCCGATTTCGACAGCAACCTGGAACGGATAGGCGAATTTTGCGACAAGATCGGTTCCTGA
- the ligA gene encoding NAD-dependent DNA ligase LigA, whose amino-acid sequence MEDLFSNDKMRSEVKARIETLRRQLHEHNYNYYVLSQPTISDFEFDALMRQLAELEKQYPEFYDPNSPTMRVGSDINKNFVQVQHRYPMLSLQNTYTEGEISDFFNRVKRSLNEEFEIVCELKFDGTSISLIYENGRLLRAITRGDGKQGDDVTANVRTIRNIPLVLKGDKIPAYVEVRGEILMPWSVFEELNREREAQEEPLFANPRNAASGTLKMQDPKAVASRRLESYIYYLMGEELPSGSHFENMEIARGWGLHVSPTMKKCRSLEEVLQFLSFWEVERKNLPVATDGVVLKVDSLSQQRNLGSTSKFPRWAIAYKFNAEKALTRLESVTYQVGRTGAVTPVANLEPVLLSGTTVKRASLYNEDAIRTLDLHIGDMVYVEKGGEIIPKITGVDKASRAPGGERVEFATNCPDCGTPLLRNEDEAVHYCPNSENCPPQIKGRIEHFVTRKAMNITIGPETIGLLYDKGLIRDAADLYELRFEDLVRLDRWAETSARNLLASIEKSKKVPYERVLFALGIRFVGETVAQKLASAFHYIDLLAAATVEQLTSVEEIGERIAQSVSDFFRNPRSVEFVERLKAHGLQFRLSEDALATRSDRLAGLTVVISGTFELHSRDEYKAMILQHGGKNSGSVSKNTDFILAGENMGPAKLEKAEKLGVKIIDEKTFLTMIGKES is encoded by the coding sequence ATGGAAGATCTTTTTTCCAATGACAAGATGCGTTCGGAGGTCAAGGCCAGGATAGAGACTCTCCGAAGACAACTGCACGAGCACAACTACAATTACTACGTATTGTCTCAACCCACCATTTCCGATTTCGAGTTTGATGCCCTGATGCGGCAACTTGCCGAACTGGAGAAGCAGTACCCGGAGTTTTACGATCCAAATTCTCCCACGATGCGCGTGGGAAGCGATATCAACAAGAACTTCGTCCAGGTGCAGCACCGTTATCCGATGTTGTCGCTGCAGAACACCTATACCGAAGGTGAGATTTCCGATTTCTTCAACCGGGTGAAACGTTCGTTGAACGAGGAGTTTGAGATTGTTTGTGAATTGAAGTTCGATGGTACATCCATCTCGCTGATATATGAGAATGGCCGACTCTTGCGGGCCATTACCCGTGGTGACGGCAAACAGGGCGACGATGTGACGGCCAATGTGCGTACCATCCGCAACATTCCGTTGGTACTGAAGGGTGACAAGATTCCGGCTTACGTTGAGGTGAGGGGAGAGATACTGATGCCCTGGAGTGTATTCGAGGAGTTGAACCGGGAGCGTGAAGCGCAGGAGGAGCCGCTCTTTGCCAATCCCCGCAATGCAGCGTCGGGAACGTTGAAGATGCAGGATCCCAAAGCGGTTGCATCAAGGAGGCTGGAGTCGTACATCTATTACCTGATGGGAGAGGAGCTTCCGTCGGGTAGCCATTTCGAAAATATGGAGATTGCCCGGGGATGGGGACTACATGTATCCCCGACAATGAAAAAGTGCCGTTCGCTGGAAGAGGTGCTCCAGTTCCTGAGCTTTTGGGAGGTAGAGCGTAAAAACCTGCCTGTCGCCACCGATGGGGTGGTGCTCAAGGTCGACTCCCTTTCGCAACAGCGCAACCTCGGTTCAACCTCCAAGTTCCCCCGGTGGGCCATTGCCTACAAGTTTAATGCCGAGAAGGCCCTCACGCGCCTGGAGTCGGTTACCTACCAGGTGGGACGCACCGGAGCAGTCACTCCCGTGGCCAACCTCGAACCGGTCCTGTTGTCGGGCACAACCGTAAAGCGGGCCTCGCTTTACAATGAAGATGCTATCCGTACGCTCGACCTGCATATCGGCGACATGGTCTATGTGGAGAAGGGAGGGGAGATCATCCCTAAAATTACCGGAGTGGACAAGGCCTCCCGGGCTCCCGGAGGGGAGAGGGTAGAGTTTGCCACCAACTGTCCCGACTGCGGCACGCCGCTGTTGCGGAACGAGGATGAGGCAGTTCATTACTGTCCCAACAGCGAAAACTGTCCACCGCAGATCAAGGGTCGCATCGAACACTTTGTCACCCGGAAGGCGATGAACATCACTATCGGCCCGGAGACCATCGGGTTGCTCTATGACAAGGGGTTGATACGGGATGCCGCCGACCTGTACGAGTTGAGGTTCGAAGATCTCGTGAGACTCGACCGCTGGGCGGAAACCAGTGCCAGGAACCTGCTGGCAAGCATCGAGAAGTCGAAGAAGGTTCCCTACGAAAGGGTGCTGTTTGCTCTTGGCATACGTTTTGTGGGAGAGACGGTAGCCCAGAAGCTGGCGTCAGCTTTTCACTATATCGACCTGCTAGCCGCCGCAACCGTGGAACAGCTTACTTCGGTGGAGGAGATCGGTGAACGGATCGCTCAAAGTGTCAGTGACTTTTTCCGGAATCCCCGGTCGGTGGAGTTTGTTGAGCGGCTCAAGGCACATGGCCTGCAGTTCCGGTTGAGCGAGGATGCACTGGCTACAAGAAGCGACCGGCTGGCCGGGCTAACCGTGGTGATCAGCGGAACCTTCGAGTTGCATTCACGCGACGAGTACAAAGCCATGATCCTGCAACACGGCGGGAAGAACAGCGGATCGGTATCGAAGAATACCGACTTCATCCTTGCCGGGGAGAATATGGGGCCAGCCAAACTGGAGAAGGCCGAAAAGCTGGGGGTGAAGATTATCGATGAAAAAACGTTTTTGACAATGATAGGAAAGGAGTCCTGA